A region of Apium graveolens cultivar Ventura unplaced genomic scaffold, ASM990537v1 ctg6613, whole genome shotgun sequence DNA encodes the following proteins:
- the LOC141703407 gene encoding uncharacterized protein LOC141703407, translating into MCGIDLIGELPKAKGDVKYAVVAVDYFNKWAEAMPLVTITAKIIKDFVFNSIVCRFGIPYKLFYDNGNQFDSKELRQLDRYTEEDAEVNQRLHLDLLEETRENSQLRLAAYQQRAARYYNKKIKGQLLKVGDMVLRKVMPNTKNPQHGVFGANWEGPYRIKAILWKGTYHLEDLEGKLVPRAWNAEHLRKYYQ; encoded by the exons ATGTGTGGGATTGATCTTATTGGGGAGTTACCCAAGGCTAAAGGAGATGTCAAGTATGCGGTGGTTGCAGTTGATTACTTTAATAAGTGGGCAGAAGCTATGCCACTGGTGACTATCACCGCGAAGATAATCAAAGACTTTGTCTTCAACTCCATTGTGTGTAGGTTTGGGATACCTTATAAACTTTTCTATGATAACGGGAACCAGTTTGATAGCAAGGAATTACGACAACT AGATCGTTACACGGAGGAAGATGCAGAAGTTAACCAGAGGCTTCACTTGGACCTTTTGGAAGAAACGAGGGAGAATTCCCAGTTAAGGCTCGCGGCATACCAACAGCGTGCTGCAAGGTACTACAACAAGAAGATAAAGGGACAACTGCTAAAGGTAGGGGATATGGTGCTCAGGAAGGTGATGCCAAACACAAAGAATCCCCAGCATGGAGTATTTGgggctaattgggaaggaccatacaggATAAAAGCAATCTTATGGaaggggacttatcaccttgaagacTTGGAAGGGAAGTTGGTTCCGCGAGCATGGAATGCGGAGcatctccgaaagtattatcagtaa